The Streptomyces phaeolivaceus genome has a window encoding:
- the fxsBH gene encoding radical SAM/SPASM protein FxsBH, inactivated beta-hydroxylase extension form yields the protein MTASPIQAIVLKVHSLCNLACDHCYIYEHADQSWRSRPALISGETIRQVARRIAEHTVNERLDSVAVILHGGEPLLVGPTRLRHICAELTRILSPVTTPDLRIHTNGVRLKREHLEIFREFGVRVGVSLDGDRAANDRHRLDRRGRSSHDRTLRAIELLRLPEYRHLFLGLLCTVDVANDPVTVHDALTALDPPRIDYLLPHSTWDNPPPGHGEGTPYADWLLKVFDRWEEQGRPMPVRTFASVLSTLRGGPSLTEAMGLAPSDLAVVETDGTFEQADSLKTAYDGAAATGYDVFRNGFAEFLEHPGVRARRLGLDGVSETCRRCPVVETCGGGLYAHRYSTERGFDNPSVFCADLRAFVEGVAERITEHALVPATTDHRELRLAQVELNRTLLARVNTTLAGSQEWDAAWRLLVRLDSDEAVSGHVDTVLAHPYQRVALHRSLDGPTDLPRLMAATTAAAVLAGVETTLVWQQPGPEVHLPTLGTVRLSRPGRLRFTVTSDGFRVSDARGDVPSDLPARWRPLKTLDLPGRPRIVIDDADPYRDCYPAPVSAPLGPGDLMLFRERLRAAYEVLHRTASGLPEGGDTLLTTITPLVAGAGLRLGTNGLGALGVAVDFEPEHLVRELPLLGRQSRLASLRQVADLTVAGSVAGRLLDEASEEIGRAAADSPGRSRARALERARNALNRLGTPLGDQLTENGTYLVDELHREWAGLHG from the coding sequence GTGACGGCTTCCCCGATCCAGGCGATCGTGCTGAAGGTGCACAGCCTGTGCAATCTGGCCTGCGACCACTGCTACATCTATGAACACGCGGACCAGAGTTGGCGGTCCCGCCCCGCTCTGATCTCCGGGGAGACCATCCGGCAGGTCGCCCGTCGGATCGCGGAACACACGGTGAACGAGCGTCTGGACTCGGTCGCGGTCATTCTGCACGGCGGGGAGCCCCTCCTGGTCGGCCCCACCCGACTCCGGCACATCTGCGCGGAACTCACCCGGATCCTGTCCCCCGTCACCACGCCGGATCTGCGCATCCACACCAACGGCGTACGGTTGAAGAGGGAACACCTGGAGATCTTCAGGGAGTTCGGCGTACGGGTCGGGGTCTCCCTCGACGGGGACCGCGCCGCGAACGACCGTCACCGGCTGGACCGCAGGGGCCGCAGCAGCCACGACCGCACGCTGCGGGCGATCGAACTGCTCCGGCTGCCGGAGTACCGGCACCTCTTTCTGGGACTGCTGTGCACGGTGGACGTGGCCAACGATCCCGTCACGGTGCACGACGCGCTCACCGCCCTCGACCCGCCACGCATCGACTACCTCCTCCCCCACTCCACCTGGGACAACCCACCCCCCGGCCACGGTGAGGGAACTCCGTACGCGGACTGGCTGCTGAAGGTGTTCGACCGATGGGAGGAGCAGGGACGCCCCATGCCGGTGCGGACCTTCGCCTCGGTGCTCAGCACCCTGCGCGGTGGGCCGAGTCTGACCGAGGCGATGGGGCTCGCGCCGAGCGACCTCGCGGTCGTGGAGACCGACGGGACGTTCGAGCAGGCGGACTCGCTCAAGACGGCCTACGACGGCGCCGCCGCCACCGGATACGACGTCTTCCGCAACGGCTTCGCGGAGTTCCTGGAGCACCCCGGGGTCCGCGCCCGCCGACTGGGCCTCGACGGTGTCAGCGAGACCTGCCGCCGCTGTCCGGTCGTCGAGACCTGCGGCGGCGGACTCTACGCACACCGCTACAGCACCGAGCGGGGCTTCGACAATCCCTCGGTCTTCTGCGCGGACCTGCGTGCGTTCGTCGAAGGTGTCGCGGAGCGGATCACCGAGCACGCGCTCGTCCCGGCCACCACCGACCACCGCGAACTCCGGCTCGCACAGGTGGAGTTGAACCGCACACTGCTCGCTCGGGTGAACACAACCCTGGCCGGAAGTCAGGAATGGGACGCGGCATGGCGGCTGCTGGTCCGCCTCGACTCCGACGAGGCCGTCAGCGGGCACGTCGACACCGTGCTCGCTCATCCCTATCAACGCGTCGCGCTGCACCGCTCGTTGGACGGCCCCACGGACCTCCCTCGGCTGATGGCCGCGACCACGGCCGCCGCGGTGCTCGCGGGGGTGGAGACGACACTGGTCTGGCAACAGCCCGGCCCGGAGGTCCACTTGCCGACCCTGGGGACCGTACGGCTGTCCCGCCCCGGCCGGCTGCGCTTCACGGTGACGTCCGACGGCTTCCGGGTGAGCGACGCGCGGGGCGACGTCCCGTCGGACCTGCCCGCCCGGTGGCGCCCGCTGAAGACACTCGATCTGCCCGGACGGCCGCGGATCGTCATCGACGACGCCGACCCGTACCGCGACTGCTACCCGGCACCCGTGAGCGCGCCACTGGGCCCCGGTGATCTCATGCTCTTCCGCGAACGGCTCCGAGCCGCGTACGAGGTGCTGCACAGGACGGCATCCGGCCTGCCGGAAGGGGGCGACACCCTCCTCACCACCATCACCCCTCTCGTCGCGGGCGCCGGTCTGCGGCTCGGCACCAACGGACTCGGGGCACTGGGTGTGGCGGTCGACTTCGAACCGGAGCATCTGGTCCGCGAACTGCCCCTGCTGGGGCGGCAGTCACGGCTCGCCTCCCTGCGGCAGGTCGCGGACCTGACCGTGGCCGGCAGCGTGGCCGGCCGGCTGCTCGACGAGGCGAGTGAGGAGATCGGCAGGGCTGCCGCCGACTCCCCTGGCCGGTCCCGCGCCAGGGCGTTGGAGCGGGCCCGCAACGCCCTGAACCGGCTCGGCACCCCCCTCGGCGATCAACTCACCGAGAACGGCACTTACCTGGTCGACGAACTGCACAGGGAATGGGCGGGACTTCATGGCTGA
- a CDS encoding TIR-like protein FxsC → MGISERGRFEADNRPYFFLSYAHTPSWGADGGDPDHWVHILFRDLCGHIMALTDLPAGSAAGFIDREMRSGEGWPDRLSENLATCRVFVPLLSPRYFTSEMCGREWYAFHERIVRAKAAGARDLPLIVPALWTHVRFDQLPDSVRHIHIDHSSFGERYLAQGIYGLIKLNRLRDEYDEAVLTLAQRIVRVAHESPLPSSRPRPYESTPSSFKPRGAGPRRIHLTVAAPTRRTAPEQRDTRPYGEDALDWNPYHGESTRPLPALAEELIRSLDYRITVSDFDDSDAATDDLTTESPEAPGGEAAPPQSGPGILLVDGWAVLDEERRSRLKEFDDRARPWVGAIVPWSRTDPHCQDENGRQAKAELERTLPRILDRGRRAECRTAVGGVPSLKAFTDVLPAVVARTTRQFLKHAEAHPPPGTPPPRTRLTGPVAPGNPNGSGSRTGPIGPTRSPLPGAGSDHGGA, encoded by the coding sequence GTGGGCATTTCTGAACGGGGACGGTTCGAAGCGGACAACAGGCCGTATTTCTTTCTGAGTTACGCCCATACTCCGTCCTGGGGAGCCGACGGCGGCGACCCGGACCACTGGGTGCACATCCTGTTCAGAGACTTATGCGGCCACATCATGGCGCTCACCGATCTGCCCGCAGGCTCCGCGGCAGGGTTCATCGACCGGGAAATGCGTTCCGGAGAGGGCTGGCCGGACAGACTCAGCGAGAATCTCGCGACCTGCCGGGTGTTCGTTCCACTGCTGTCACCACGCTATTTCACCAGCGAGATGTGCGGACGCGAGTGGTACGCCTTCCACGAGCGCATCGTGCGAGCGAAGGCGGCCGGCGCCAGGGACCTGCCCCTGATCGTCCCGGCCCTGTGGACACACGTACGGTTCGATCAGCTCCCGGACTCCGTGCGCCACATCCACATCGACCACTCCTCGTTCGGTGAGCGCTATCTCGCCCAGGGGATCTACGGGCTGATCAAGCTCAACCGGCTGAGGGACGAGTACGACGAGGCCGTGCTGACCCTCGCCCAGCGGATCGTGCGGGTGGCCCACGAGTCGCCGCTGCCGTCCAGCCGCCCGCGTCCGTACGAATCGACGCCCAGTTCGTTCAAGCCGCGCGGCGCCGGACCCCGCCGTATCCATCTGACCGTGGCGGCACCCACGCGTCGTACCGCCCCTGAGCAGCGGGACACCCGCCCGTACGGTGAGGACGCGCTGGACTGGAACCCGTACCACGGCGAGTCGACACGGCCGCTGCCCGCTCTGGCGGAGGAACTGATCCGGTCCCTCGACTATCGGATCACCGTGTCGGATTTCGACGACTCGGACGCGGCCACCGACGATCTCACCACCGAGAGCCCCGAAGCACCCGGCGGTGAGGCCGCGCCCCCGCAGAGCGGGCCCGGGATCCTCCTGGTCGACGGATGGGCGGTCCTGGACGAGGAACGCCGGAGCAGGCTCAAGGAGTTCGACGACCGTGCCCGCCCCTGGGTCGGCGCGATCGTCCCGTGGAGCCGGACGGATCCCCACTGCCAGGACGAGAACGGCAGACAGGCCAAGGCGGAACTCGAACGCACGCTCCCCCGGATCCTGGACCGCGGTCGACGCGCCGAGTGCCGGACGGCGGTGGGCGGTGTTCCCTCGCTCAAGGCCTTCACCGATGTACTGCCCGCCGTCGTCGCGCGCACCACCCGGCAGTTCCTCAAGCATGCCGAGGCCCACCCTCCGCCCGGGACGCCCCCGCCCCGCACCCGTCTCACGGGCCCCGTCGCCCCTGGCAACCCGAACGGCTCCGGCAGCAGGACAGGTCCCATCGGCCCCACCCGCTCGCCGCTCCCCGGCGCGGGTTCCGACCACGGAGGAGCATGA
- the fxsT gene encoding FxSxx-COOH system tetratricopeptide repeat protein, producing MMAVQDGRVITFYSYKGGTGRTMALANTAWILAANGKRVLTVDWDLEAPGLDRFFRPFLDPNVLVATTGVIDMLADYCRATTEGHRQGPWHRAYARVEQHAVSLDLEHLGLSFPDGGSLDFLSAGKQNQEYSATVSSFDWDDFFERRGGGLFLDALRKDMKASYDYVLIDSRTGLSDNADICTIHLPDVVVDCFTLSGQAMDGAAAVARNVEDSGHQRYIRVLPVPMRIDEGEKAKADAARTRARLKFSGLPKGPGGQELDAAEAGAYWGRVEIPYRPYYAYEETLATVGDKAGVEGSLLSAFERLVKEISEGGVTHLPPVPEPVRLRCLDAFDLQRATNVMVVYAAENRMWADWAEALLKRNGCQVVQRDVAAGPPERTASVTHALVLLSTAFHRSRSSEAVWRTLTGTAAVGQTSLPALVPVRVDELRLPDHYAEHNPVDLYRNDQDACARALLDALQVPSQTMGSDVQGPRFPGSAPRIWNVPRRNTTFTGRDLVLEQLRQRLTGGMSVVRPQPQVLFGLGGVGKTQVALEYAHRFMADYDLVWWVSAKHIDSVRSSLAELATRLGAPQSDDMAAGSREAVRMLANGAVARFLLVFDNADNADELVHCFPEHSGGHIVITSRNQVWAQHGVASLPIDVFPRPESVEHLSLCAPGLSTEEADRVADAVGDLPLAVEQAAAWLAETATPVDEYLRQLAEQSTYVLNLNQASDYRTTVAATWNVSIDLLREHSPASVRLMQVCAFLAPEPIPAALLYSREMQNELRKVDRSLQESLMMGRVIKEISRFALAKIEVSNSIQIHRLVQAVIRSQLTKEEQRQARHVAHTVLAGARPDGDEPVDDPRNWTRFEAIWPHLHASDVRNCVESEPRRLLVDHVRYLWKRGDFASARHQAEELLNHWRTTLGEDDIQYLFLRFQYANVLRSEGQFTKSREINEDVLAHQRRILGPSHPHTYMTLTSLASDLAISGAYDSAVRAVPLAREAHEGFKRIFHESHPRTLSAANNLGLASRVVGRYAEARDIDEDTYHRRRGVLGPDHPYTLASAARLGRDLREVGRYTDSVTLLSESYEDHKRTRGKGFPGTLSCAKSLAVSLRQSGQFENARRLTTATRAQYRDQYSAPTPDSLACELNLAADLYAAEEWEKARDIAKAVRDKFVKVAGEKHPYTQATLNSLGVYLKACAEADEAEAVFRRVTEGMRIALGDQHPHTLFSRANHANVLAEQGRPDEAWPLEEAARDALVAVLGAHHPETLAVVANSALTLVALGREEEAAQLHAESLVELERQQQQLGEGNAITRLVRDKRRVYRDLEPLQA from the coding sequence ATGATGGCCGTACAGGACGGACGCGTCATCACCTTCTACTCGTACAAGGGCGGTACGGGCCGCACGATGGCCCTGGCCAACACGGCGTGGATCCTCGCGGCGAACGGCAAACGCGTCCTCACGGTCGACTGGGACCTGGAGGCACCCGGACTCGACCGCTTCTTCCGCCCGTTCCTCGACCCCAATGTGCTCGTGGCCACCACCGGGGTCATCGACATGCTCGCCGACTACTGCCGGGCCACCACCGAGGGCCACCGCCAGGGACCTTGGCACCGGGCGTACGCCCGGGTCGAACAGCACGCCGTGTCACTCGACCTGGAACATCTGGGCCTCTCCTTTCCCGACGGCGGTTCCCTGGACTTTCTGTCCGCGGGCAAACAGAACCAGGAGTATTCGGCGACCGTGTCGTCGTTCGACTGGGACGACTTCTTCGAGCGCAGAGGCGGCGGGCTCTTCCTCGACGCGCTGCGCAAGGACATGAAGGCCTCGTACGACTACGTCCTCATCGACAGCCGTACCGGTCTGTCGGACAACGCCGACATCTGCACGATCCATCTGCCCGATGTCGTCGTCGACTGCTTCACACTCAGCGGCCAGGCGATGGACGGCGCCGCGGCGGTCGCCCGCAACGTCGAGGACAGCGGTCACCAGCGGTACATCCGGGTACTGCCGGTACCGATGCGTATCGACGAGGGCGAGAAGGCGAAGGCCGACGCGGCCCGCACCCGGGCCCGGCTGAAGTTCAGCGGCCTGCCCAAAGGGCCCGGTGGGCAGGAACTCGACGCCGCGGAGGCCGGCGCCTACTGGGGCAGGGTGGAGATCCCGTACCGGCCGTACTACGCCTACGAGGAGACCCTCGCGACAGTCGGTGACAAAGCCGGCGTCGAGGGCTCCCTGTTGTCCGCCTTCGAACGCCTCGTCAAGGAGATCTCCGAGGGCGGCGTCACCCATCTGCCACCTGTGCCGGAGCCCGTGCGGCTGCGCTGCCTGGACGCGTTCGACCTGCAGCGGGCCACGAACGTGATGGTGGTGTACGCGGCGGAGAACCGTATGTGGGCGGACTGGGCCGAGGCGCTGCTCAAGCGGAACGGCTGTCAGGTCGTCCAGCGCGACGTGGCCGCGGGTCCACCGGAACGGACGGCCTCGGTGACCCACGCCCTGGTCCTGCTGTCGACGGCCTTCCACCGGTCCCGGAGCTCGGAAGCGGTCTGGCGGACCCTCACCGGCACCGCGGCCGTGGGACAGACCTCGCTCCCGGCCCTGGTGCCGGTGCGCGTGGACGAGCTGCGGCTCCCGGACCACTACGCCGAGCACAACCCGGTCGACCTGTACCGGAACGACCAGGACGCCTGTGCCCGTGCCCTGCTGGACGCCCTTCAAGTGCCCTCGCAGACCATGGGGAGCGATGTCCAGGGCCCCCGTTTCCCGGGCAGCGCGCCGCGTATCTGGAACGTGCCCCGGCGCAACACCACTTTCACCGGCCGCGATCTGGTCCTCGAACAACTGCGTCAGCGACTCACCGGCGGCATGTCGGTCGTCCGGCCGCAGCCTCAGGTGTTGTTCGGGCTCGGCGGAGTCGGCAAGACGCAAGTGGCCCTGGAGTACGCACACAGGTTCATGGCCGACTACGACCTGGTCTGGTGGGTCTCGGCCAAGCACATCGACAGCGTCCGCTCCTCGCTCGCCGAACTCGCCACCCGGCTCGGCGCGCCGCAGAGCGACGACATGGCGGCCGGCAGCCGGGAAGCCGTGCGGATGCTGGCCAACGGGGCGGTGGCCCGCTTTCTGCTGGTCTTCGACAACGCCGACAACGCCGATGAGCTCGTTCACTGCTTCCCGGAGCACAGCGGTGGCCATATCGTCATCACCTCACGCAACCAGGTCTGGGCCCAGCACGGCGTCGCCTCCCTGCCCATCGATGTGTTTCCGCGCCCGGAGAGCGTCGAGCATCTCTCCCTGTGCGCTCCCGGGTTGAGCACCGAGGAGGCCGACCGTGTGGCGGACGCGGTGGGCGATCTGCCGCTGGCCGTGGAGCAGGCGGCGGCCTGGCTCGCCGAGACGGCCACACCGGTCGACGAGTACCTCCGCCAGCTGGCCGAGCAGAGTACGTACGTGCTGAACCTGAATCAGGCCTCCGACTACCGTACGACGGTCGCCGCCACATGGAACGTCTCCATCGACCTGTTACGTGAGCATTCGCCCGCCTCGGTACGGCTGATGCAGGTATGTGCCTTCCTGGCGCCCGAGCCGATCCCCGCCGCCCTCCTCTACAGCAGGGAGATGCAGAACGAGCTGCGCAAGGTGGACCGGAGTCTCCAGGAGAGCCTGATGATGGGCCGGGTCATCAAGGAGATATCCCGGTTCGCACTGGCCAAGATCGAGGTCAGCAACAGCATTCAGATCCACCGCCTGGTACAGGCCGTGATCCGCTCCCAGTTGACCAAGGAGGAGCAGCGGCAGGCCCGGCATGTCGCGCACACCGTGCTCGCGGGTGCCCGGCCCGACGGCGACGAACCCGTGGACGATCCCCGGAACTGGACACGTTTCGAGGCGATCTGGCCCCACCTGCACGCCTCCGACGTCCGCAACTGCGTCGAGTCCGAACCTCGGCGCCTGCTCGTCGACCATGTCCGATACCTATGGAAGCGCGGCGACTTCGCCAGCGCCCGACACCAGGCGGAGGAGCTTCTGAACCACTGGAGGACCACCCTCGGCGAGGACGACATCCAGTACCTCTTCCTGCGCTTCCAGTACGCCAACGTGCTGCGCTCCGAGGGACAGTTCACAAAGTCCCGCGAGATCAACGAGGACGTGCTGGCACACCAACGCCGCATTCTGGGCCCCTCGCATCCGCACACGTACATGACCTTGACCAGCCTGGCCAGCGACCTCGCGATCTCGGGCGCGTACGACTCCGCGGTGCGAGCCGTGCCGCTGGCCCGCGAGGCCCATGAGGGCTTCAAGCGGATCTTCCACGAATCGCATCCCCGGACGCTCAGTGCCGCGAACAACCTGGGCCTCGCCTCACGCGTGGTCGGCCGCTACGCGGAGGCTCGCGACATCGACGAGGACACCTATCACCGCCGCAGGGGGGTCCTCGGCCCCGACCACCCCTACACCCTTGCTTCGGCGGCCCGTCTCGGCCGCGATCTGCGCGAGGTCGGCCGCTACACGGACTCGGTGACGCTGCTGTCCGAGTCGTACGAGGACCACAAACGCACCCGCGGCAAGGGGTTCCCCGGCACGCTCAGCTGCGCGAAGTCACTGGCCGTGTCGCTGCGCCAGTCGGGACAGTTCGAGAACGCCCGTCGGTTGACCACGGCGACCCGCGCCCAGTACCGGGACCAGTACAGCGCGCCGACGCCCGACTCCCTGGCGTGCGAACTCAACTTGGCGGCGGACCTGTACGCGGCGGAGGAGTGGGAGAAGGCCCGGGACATCGCCAAGGCGGTCCGGGACAAGTTCGTGAAGGTCGCCGGCGAGAAACATCCGTACACGCAGGCCACGCTGAACAGTCTCGGTGTCTATCTCAAGGCCTGCGCCGAAGCGGACGAGGCCGAAGCCGTGTTCCGGCGGGTCACCGAAGGCATGCGGATCGCCCTCGGTGATCAGCACCCCCACACTCTCTTCTCCCGCGCCAACCACGCCAATGTCCTGGCCGAGCAGGGCCGCCCCGACGAGGCGTGGCCACTGGAGGAAGCCGCCCGCGACGCACTCGTGGCCGTTCTCGGAGCCCATCATCCCGAGACGCTGGCTGTCGTCGCCAACTCGGCGCTGACACTTGTCGCGCTGGGACGGGAGGAGGAGGCGGCTCAGCTGCACGCGGAGTCGCTCGTCGAACTGGAGAGGCAGCAACAGCAGTTGGGGGAAGGCAACGCCATCACCCGGCTCGTGCGCGACAAACGGAGGGTGTACCGGGATCTCGAACCGCTGCAGGCGTGA
- the kstD gene encoding 3-oxosteroid 1-dehydrogenase: MAKSAEPERRTGAGPGRRRVIGTAAAAGVAVAAGGVVGSPASAAAPPLLGTYDVVVIGSGAAGMTAALTAAKQGLSCVVVEKAPTFGGSAARSGAGIWLPNNSVIKAAGVPDTPAKAAQYLAAVVGDEVPADRQKAFLDHGPAMLSFVMANSPLRFRWMEGYSDYYPELPGGLPNGRSIEPDQFDGNLLGEELARLNPAYLATPAGMVVFSADYRWLALTAVSVKGLAVATECLARGTRAALLGQKPLTMGQALAGGLRAGLLGANVPVWLNTPLTDLYLENGAVTGAVVTKNGSTGLVRARRGVVVGSGGFEHNAAMRARYQEQPVGTRWTVGAKENTGDGIRAGRRAGADLALMDDAWWGPAVDTPGQAWFCLAERTLPGGLLVNGAGARFVNEAGPYSDVVHTMYEKDTASAGHIPAWLIVDQNYRNRYLFKDIAPTFPFPDEWYDAEAVHKAWSIDALAGAIGVPAAALRSTVDRFNSLARQGDDTDFGRGDSVYDHYYTDPSVTPNSCLAPLWLPPYYALRIVPGDLGTKGGLLTDARARVLRPDGTVIPGLYAAGNASAAVMGRSYAGAGSTIGPAMTFGYVAALDIAGKL; this comes from the coding sequence ATGGCCAAGAGCGCGGAACCTGAGAGACGTACGGGGGCGGGGCCCGGTCGGCGGCGGGTGATCGGTACGGCCGCGGCGGCGGGCGTCGCGGTCGCGGCCGGTGGGGTCGTGGGGAGCCCGGCCTCGGCCGCCGCCCCTCCCCTCCTCGGCACCTACGACGTCGTCGTCATCGGCTCCGGCGCGGCCGGCATGACCGCCGCGCTCACGGCGGCGAAGCAGGGGCTGAGTTGTGTCGTCGTGGAGAAGGCGCCGACGTTCGGGGGGTCGGCGGCGCGGTCGGGGGCCGGGATCTGGCTGCCGAACAACAGTGTGATCAAGGCGGCGGGGGTGCCGGACACCCCGGCCAAGGCGGCGCAGTACCTCGCGGCCGTGGTCGGTGACGAGGTGCCCGCCGACCGGCAGAAGGCGTTCCTGGATCACGGGCCCGCCATGCTGTCGTTCGTCATGGCGAACAGTCCGCTGCGGTTCCGGTGGATGGAGGGGTACAGCGACTACTACCCGGAGCTGCCGGGCGGGTTGCCGAACGGGCGGTCCATCGAGCCGGACCAGTTCGACGGGAACCTGCTGGGCGAAGAGCTGGCCCGGCTGAATCCCGCCTATCTGGCCACGCCCGCCGGGATGGTGGTCTTCAGCGCCGACTACAGGTGGCTGGCGCTGACCGCCGTGAGCGTGAAGGGGCTGGCCGTCGCCACGGAGTGCCTCGCCCGGGGGACGCGGGCCGCGCTGCTCGGGCAGAAGCCGCTCACCATGGGGCAGGCGCTGGCGGGCGGGCTGCGCGCCGGACTGCTCGGCGCCAATGTGCCGGTCTGGCTCAACACCCCTTTGACCGACCTGTACTTGGAGAACGGGGCCGTGACGGGGGCGGTCGTCACCAAGAACGGCTCCACCGGACTGGTCCGCGCCCGCCGGGGCGTCGTCGTCGGCTCCGGCGGCTTCGAGCACAACGCGGCCATGCGGGCGCGGTACCAGGAGCAGCCCGTCGGGACGCGGTGGACGGTGGGGGCGAAGGAGAACACCGGGGACGGGATCCGGGCCGGCCGGCGGGCCGGTGCCGATCTCGCGCTGATGGACGACGCCTGGTGGGGACCGGCCGTCGACACCCCGGGCCAGGCCTGGTTCTGTCTCGCCGAACGCACCCTGCCCGGTGGGCTGTTGGTCAACGGGGCCGGTGCGCGGTTCGTCAACGAGGCGGGGCCGTACAGCGATGTCGTCCACACGATGTACGAGAAGGACACCGCGTCCGCCGGGCACATCCCGGCCTGGCTGATCGTCGACCAGAACTACCGCAACCGGTATCTGTTCAAGGACATCGCGCCGACCTTCCCGTTCCCCGACGAGTGGTACGACGCGGAGGCCGTCCACAAGGCGTGGTCGATCGACGCGCTGGCCGGTGCCATCGGGGTTCCCGCCGCGGCCCTCCGCTCGACCGTCGACCGCTTCAACTCCCTTGCCCGGCAGGGCGACGACACGGACTTCGGGCGCGGCGACAGCGTGTACGACCACTACTACACGGACCCGTCCGTCACCCCCAACTCCTGCCTGGCGCCTCTGTGGTTGCCGCCCTACTACGCCCTGCGCATCGTCCCGGGCGACCTCGGCACCAAGGGCGGCCTCCTCACCGACGCCCGCGCCCGTGTCCTCCGCCCGGACGGCACGGTGATCCCCGGCCTGTACGCGGCGGGCAACGCCAGCGCCGCCGTGATGGGCCGCAGTTACGCGGGCGCCGGTTCGACGATCGGCCCCGCGATGACCTTCGGATACGTGGCCGCGCTCGACATCGCCGGGAAGCTGTAG
- a CDS encoding GNAT family N-acetyltransferase, which yields MSDLDIKRVDGTGGDEELEAWRHVHNTIIPTHLLTLDDVRERAVRNHLELAYAEGVLVGNSTVRPPEGDGATATVIARVLAEHRRRGFGEQLYERAVRRARELGARVIETCVLEANEDGLRFALGHGFVETERYLLDGDTIPWIDLRRPT from the coding sequence GTGAGCGACCTCGACATCAAGCGCGTGGACGGAACGGGCGGGGACGAGGAACTCGAAGCCTGGCGACACGTCCACAACACGATCATCCCGACGCATCTCCTCACCCTCGACGACGTCCGCGAGCGCGCCGTACGCAACCATCTGGAACTCGCGTACGCCGAAGGCGTCCTCGTCGGCAACTCCACGGTCCGCCCGCCCGAGGGGGACGGCGCCACGGCCACGGTCATCGCCCGGGTGCTCGCCGAACACCGGCGGCGCGGCTTCGGCGAGCAGCTGTACGAGCGGGCGGTGCGGCGGGCGCGGGAGCTGGGCGCCCGGGTGATCGAGACCTGCGTACTGGAGGCGAACGAGGACGGACTGCGGTTCGCGCTCGGCCACGGGTTCGTGGAGACCGAGCGCTATCTGCTGGACGGCGACACGATCCCGTGGATCGACCTGCGCCGCCCGACGTGA
- a CDS encoding cyclase family protein, translating to MGNKQRRIVDLSHPVRHGMITYPGLPGPEIGEHLTREASREIYAPGTEFAMGRISMVSNTGTYVDSPFHRFDGGHDLAALPLDRLIDLDGVVVRVEGIADRGRAVDRETLLPYDVTGRAVLIHTGWDRHWGTERYGHGHPYLTADAVAWLVDRGAVLVGMDTLNIDDTEDGTRPAHTGLLAAGIPVVEHLRGLERLPPQGFRFHAAPPAVEGMGTFPVRAYALLGDGPVDGPVAEA from the coding sequence ATGGGTAACAAGCAACGGCGGATCGTCGACCTCAGCCACCCCGTCCGGCACGGGATGATCACCTACCCCGGCCTCCCCGGGCCCGAGATCGGCGAGCACCTCACCCGGGAGGCGTCCCGGGAGATCTACGCGCCCGGCACCGAGTTCGCCATGGGCCGGATCTCGATGGTGTCCAACACCGGTACGTATGTGGACAGCCCCTTCCACCGCTTCGACGGCGGGCACGACCTCGCCGCGCTGCCGCTCGACCGGCTGATCGACCTCGACGGCGTCGTCGTACGCGTCGAGGGCATCGCCGACCGCGGCCGGGCCGTCGACCGCGAGACGCTGCTGCCGTACGACGTGACCGGCCGGGCGGTGCTGATCCACACGGGCTGGGACCGGCACTGGGGCACCGAGCGGTACGGCCACGGCCACCCCTACCTCACCGCCGACGCCGTCGCCTGGCTGGTGGACCGGGGCGCGGTCCTCGTCGGCATGGACACCCTCAACATCGACGACACCGAGGACGGCACCCGCCCCGCCCACACCGGCCTGCTCGCGGCCGGCATCCCCGTCGTCGAACACCTCCGGGGCCTGGAGCGACTGCCGCCGCAGGGCTTCCGTTTCCATGCCGCGCCACCGGCCGTGGAGGGCATGGGCACCTTCCCGGTACGGGCGTACGCGCTCCTCGGCGACGGGCCCGTCGACGGGCCCGTCGCCGAGGCCTAG